A region from the Xenopus laevis strain J_2021 chromosome 4S, Xenopus_laevis_v10.1, whole genome shotgun sequence genome encodes:
- the lmo4.1.S gene encoding LIM domain only 4, gene 1 S homeolog isoform X2 has translation MVNPGSSSQPPPVTASTLSWKRCAGCGGKIADRFLLYAMDSYWHSRCLKCSCCQAQLGEIGTSCYTKSGMILCRNDYIRLFGNSGACSACGQSIPASELVMRAQGNVYHLKCFTCSTCRNRLVPGDRFHYINGSLFCEHDRPTALISGHLNSLQSNPLLPDQKVC, from the exons ATGGTGAATCCAGGTAGCAGCTCCCAGCCACCCCCTGTCACCGCAAGCACCCTCTCCTGGAAAAGATGTGCAGGTTGCGGGGGCAAAATTGCGGATCGGTTTTTGTTATATGCCATGGATAGCTACTGGCACAGCAGATGCTTAAAATGTAGTTGCTGCCAGGCTCAGCTTGGGGAGATCGGAACATCTTGTTACACCAAGAGTGGAATGATCCTCTGCAGAAACGACTACATCAG gTTATTTGGAAACAGCGGAGCTTGCAGTGCTTGTGGGCAGTCAATTCCAGCCAGCGAATTGGTCATGAGGGCACAGGGAAATGTCTATCACCTTAAA TGTTTCACATGTTCTACCTGTCGGAATCGCCTTGTCCCTGGGGACCGGTTTCACTATATCAATGGCAGTTTATTCTGTGAGCATGATAGACCTACAGCTCTCATCAGTGGTCATTTGAATTCACTTCAGAGCAATCCACTACTGCCAGACCAGAAG GTCTGTTAA